Part of the Oncorhynchus nerka isolate Pitt River linkage group LG14, Oner_Uvic_2.0, whole genome shotgun sequence genome is shown below.
AGTCAACTATCACTAAGCTTTCTTTGTCAGGAGGACTCTGAGATTTGGGAAACAACTATCACTAAGGTTTCTTTGTCAGGAGGACTCTGAGAGTTCGTTTGGACCCTGCTTGTTTCTCTGGACCCTTAACAACGGACGACGTGATGTTCCAGGGCGTGTCTGAGATCGCGGCGCTGTGCGCGGGACTGGTGGGTCTGATCGGAGCAGCCGCCGTCACCGGGATGCCCATGTGGAAGGTTACGGCCTTCATCGGAGAGAACATCATCGTCATGGAGACGCGCTGGGAGGGCCTGTGGATGAACTGCTATAGACAGGCCAACATCAGGATGCAGTGTAAAGTGTACGACTCTCTGCTGTATCTCCCCGCAGACCTGCAGGTATGATTACTTTATgggtgtgtcccaaattgcacccttttCCTTATGTAGTGCCTGTGGCACCCTATGGGCCCCGGCCAAAAGTagtgcagggaatagggtgccatttgggacgaacaATATGAAATCATGTCAATCATGAACAAATTTTAAAACCTATTTAGGTCAACTTTACTTTGTGTATTGTAGCGAATATGGGCAGTAGCTCCTACCGGGTCTCGAACCCGGGTTCAGCGACTTCCAACCATAGCCCGTTCCACCAAGCGATCAGAACGTCTTGAAGAGGTAGCTAGATAATGGGTTGATGtgctacagtatgtattggtcTTCTCTTCCACAGGCTGCCAGGGGCTTGATGTGctgctctctggctctctcagGGATGGGTCTACTGGGGGCTCTGGCAGGGATGCGTTGTACCTCCTGCATCCAGGACAACGACCGCGTTAAGAGCCTCATCCTCATGGTGGCTGGAGGCATGCAGTTACTGGCCTCTATCTGTGTGTTCATCCCAGTCTCCTGGACGGCTCACGCCATAATCCGTGACTTCTATAACCCTTTGCTGATCGACGCCCAGCGCAGGGAGTTGGGAGAGGCTCTCTACATCGGTTGGGTGACCGGAGCCTTCCTCCTGACCTCTGggcttctcttcctctgtcgccGCGTCCACTCGAACAAAGCCTCGTTCGATATCTATCACCCAGCCAACAGGATCAACAAACCCACTCTGATGCACTACCATCCCATCTCCAGCATTCTTAGCGTGAGGGCTCACCGCCAGCCCGGTCTGAACCACCAACAAAGTCACAGCTTCGATGCATACCAACACCACCAAGCTCCGATTCTTCATAACAACGTTCCTTATGGACAACAAGGGGTCGTCATGAACCCTCCTGCTGCTGTGTATGACTCCAGCTCGGTGGAGAACGTTGGGCCGTTGGTCTATCACCGTGGCAACGTACGTCACGTTGACGGAcaccatccctccacctctaacaGCTCCAACTATGTCAGCAGCCTGTCCACTCTTGGTGACTCCCTATACATCAGCCAACAGACTCCGTACTCCTACAACCACCTGACCGCTCCGTATACCACATATACCGGTAGTCAACAGACAAATCCGTACTCCTACAGTCATCCGGGAAACCTGTCCGTTTCACACAACTCCAGTTTTCAAGCCGTACCTCAGAATCCTGTTTTTATCGGGTATAAGGGCTCCAGAGTTCAACCATCGCAGTCTCACCACAGTGGAAGCAGTGTTGGTGTGTACATCTGAATAGACTGCAAAGAGACCAGTCATCGTCTGATACTCACTGTACCTTAACAAATGTATCTCCTGTATATGGTTATTAGAATCACAtagtatattttttaaaattttatttaaaGTTAAATGTCTGTTTTGGTATTCTGGTAAAACTGTAATGTGTTCAGTGTTTGGGACAGTTATAGCTGTGTAGAGTGTTCAGTGTTTGGGACAGTTATAGCTGTGTAGAGTGTTCAGTGTTTGGGACAGTTATAGCTGTGTAGAGTGTTCAGTGTTTGGGACAGTTATAGCTGTGTAGAGTGTTCAGTGTTTGGGACAGTTATAGCTGTGTAGAGTGCTCAGTGTTTGGGATGTATAAACATACATTTAAAAGTGAACAAATCTGAGTCAAAGTGTCATTTCCttactgtggaattgcccttGACATTTTAGCTACATAAACTGTATTTTTTCTCTGGTCAGACCAAGAATACATTGAACTCTTTAGGTTGTATTAGTCAGGAAATGGATTACGTCTAAGgcacatgattgggagtccccatagggcggcgtacaattggcccagcgtcgtccgggtttgcccgatgtaggctgtcattataaaaatacaaataaatgttcttaactgacttgcctagttaaaacatACCGTTCTCCATTAGTAATGATACATTGCATTGCAGTGGGGACATGCCCATTCTGTTCTGTCAACAATTTTTCTATTGTTTTCTTGTCCATGTTTCATCCTTTCTCAGTCGATAAACCCGAGGACGAACAGATAGCTTGTCTCCAGAGTGTTGATGAGTCCCAGTTTCATCCTTTCTCAGTCGATAAACCCGAGGACGAACAGATAGCTTGTCTCCAGAGCGTTGATGAGTCCCAGGTTCATCCTTTCTCAGTCGATAAACCCGAGGACGAACAGATAGCTTGTCTCCAGAGCGTTGATGAGTCCCAGTTTCATCCTTTCTCAGTCGATAAACCCAGGGACGAACAGATAGCTTGTCTCCAGAGCGTTGATGAGTCCCAGGTTCATCCTTCCTCAGTCGATAAACCCGAGGACGAACAGATAGCTTGTCTCCAGAGCGTTGATGAGTCCCAGTTTCATCCTTTCTCAGTCGATAAACCCAGGGACGAACAGATAGCTTGTCTCCAGAGCGTTGATGAGTCCCAGGTTCATCCTTTCTCAGTCGATAAACCCAGGGACGAACAGATAGCTTGTCTCCAGAGCGTTGATGATGGCCAGCCGTTTAGTCTGCCTGTTGAATTAGGCACAGATCAGTCTAAAAGGGGACAGAACAGTTGTTTTTGtaaatagatactgtagatagatactgt
Proteins encoded:
- the LOC115121410 gene encoding claudin-8-like; the protein is MFQGVSEIAALCAGLVGLIGAAAVTGMPMWKVTAFIGENIIVMETRWEGLWMNCYRQANIRMQCKVYDSLLYLPADLQAARGLMCCSLALSGMGLLGALAGMRCTSCIQDNDRVKSLILMVAGGMQLLASICVFIPVSWTAHAIIRDFYNPLLIDAQRRELGEALYIGWVTGAFLLTSGLLFLCRRVHSNKASFDIYHPANRINKPTLMHYHPISSILSVRAHRQPGLNHQQSHSFDAYQHHQAPILHNNVPYGQQGVVMNPPAAVYDSSSVENVGPLVYHRGNVRHVDGHHPSTSNSSNYVSSLSTLGDSLYISQQTPYSYNHLTAPYTTYTGSQQTNPYSYSHPGNLSVSHNSSFQAVPQNPVFIGYKGSRVQPSQSHHSGSSVGVYI